The nucleotide sequence gctttttttcaaagttggccttgtgcttttttgagaattcgcgttgatcttttttcaaagttcgcactgtgctttttttcaaaattgcgttgtgcttttttttcaaaattgtgttgtgcttttttttcgaaatcgcgttgtgctttttttaaactaaaattcgcgttgtgccttttttcaaaatcgcgttgtgcttttttttaaatcatcattgcgttctgctttcaaaatcccaattgcttttttccaaagttgctttgtgcttttttttcataatcgtattgtgattttttttttaatcatgattgcgttctgctttcaaaattccaatcgttttttttaaaaagttgcgttatgctttttttttaaaatcgtattttgatttttttcggaatcttgttctatttttgaaatttgcgttgtgatttttttctaaatcgcattgtgcttattattttgaagtcgcattgtgcttttttcgaagttgcgcctttttttgaaattttgttttgcttcttttccaaaattgcgttgcgctttccaaactaaagaagctactcacactgttacagctgcgcttggcgcagctgtctagtttaactttatatttttctctcaaatatgGTGATTGGATTAGTTGACTAAATTCTCGAATATCTTCTAGCtcctgttttaattttttcagttcaactttgAAGTGGGGTGCAAATTTTGTGTTCACTTGTTTTGATGGGTAGTTTTTAGTCACTATAGGGAAGGATTGTAAagtaccctttcagctatcttgataaTAAGCACTAATACTTACTTctgcgatgaatttttaattacacaaTTATTCTAAGGTAAactttcacgctgaacaacttggttctcttcagtttccgccatttgtccatatttttggagaaaatgagttttttgagCTTCTGAGCTTGACGCACCACTCcgaatggccgggtgatgacttctatagaatgTAGACCTAAAGATATCTACgtatatttgatgaaaatatcgttttggtgtgttttttcgttccggagtaatgtcgatttaaagttttcttttgtccctctTTCTCCCttcccatgcgatgaaaaattctgaaaaaattcaaggataCCCCCATGTaccctctaactatattcgtttacagaataaatttatcacaattacgcgctgatacataatttttcccttgaaaaacgcgttttttggcccccctggctgaggggatTGTGaaggggagcgggctatgggcccaaaattattttttgggcgtaccaaacataccctgtgagtttcatcgaaatccgaggataagggcattttgcctatcttatcggggggtaccctctTTCCAATGCTAAAgcgcctttttcgatttttggtgaatttttgaaaatcaaatttaggccaaaaatgagagggaaaattagaattttacctaattgaccaagaaagctgaaatttgggatatacgtTATTTTCTACATGGCAAATCGATcggaaaatgttttaaaaccattttaagcagttctgaagcctccagcagatttttaaaactcgaaattcccacacaattttatcaaatggagttggaaagccgaaattcattctgcaaactggtTTCGATTCtctacgaagttgactgttTCGTCTCTCAATTCTTGCTTCTCTCATGATTTCCTCTGCACACAAGTTGAACAGCCTAAGTGATAGCTGACATCCCTGCCTCACACCTAGTTTTATATCACATCCATTCTCcgagtaggtatacatttccaattttgatgtttgcaCTCTGTTCCCAGTACAGATTCCTTATTATTCGTACGTCTTTGTCATCAACGTTGCACTTCTTTAGGATCTTcaacatcctctcatggttaACAAGGTCAAATGCCTTTTCGTAATCAATAAAACTTGCAAATTCcctgaatgatcactttcagtaGGGCTATTGCATCTCTGAGAGTCCCTTTCTTTTTGGACagttttgtggcattttttgaaaatccgaattcaaaaaatgtttgttcgtagaaaaatttttgaaatttgcgcgagtGACCGACTGCATATTTTATCTTGAACTAACACCCAGCCCCCCCCCtatccgaatttcaccattttgagccATGATGGAGCTTCCGGCGTGATTTtggatttctccagaaatttgaaaattttccccgTGGTTTTCTTCAGGTTCTAAACATGTTTCTTTGGAgtggaaaaatcgaatttccaTCAATTTGAATACTTAGAATGATTGAACTCCTTTGAAGTTTCGTGGAACGCCCAAATGAATACAcaaaatttattaggtaggtacccaaaaatgcaaacattaaaaaacactGAATCAACGAGGAAAATGGCAGCCGTCATATTAAATACTTATTTTATGTATTGATGTTCCATAAATTTGAAACAGCTATCCGATCTGTCGAATGCTAATTGACACAAGTGCTTGTTAGAACAATACCATTGACGTTCTCCCGGGAGCAGATGATAATTAATGACGATTTCCACCACCTTAAATGCACTTTAAATGTACGAATCTCAATCACACAGCCGCGCTTTGATCATTAAGTAGTTCAACGGTgttcgttcgttttttttttttttttgtctttctgGAGTAAAATCAAGTCGAATGGCTAAAGAAGTTTTCATAGAATGTTTCGTAATGGTGATCGCTTTGGTTGGATTTGTTTCAAGCGATAGTGAAGTAagtgattttaaaatacttatctGGATTACAGTacactacgaaaaaaaaaaaaatcgacggattttgaccaaattcagcgaaGACCTTCATTTCAACTTCAGAATTACCCACAAAAATGCTTAGCTTCGAAGGTGCCCACTCTGGGGGGGAAGGGGGACGCAGACCTTCAAAGAGGATGCATGTAGAActgaacaatttttctcaaaacaggttggtgAGAGACTGGagcaaaaaaacgcgatttttttttcttcgaaaattccCCCTCTTTGACGGTCTACATTTCCCCTCTAAGAGCATCCTcaaagctaaaaattttctgagtaactttcaactcaaaacgaaAGTTTTGGCTGAATTTGATCgacatttttcgactttttttgcgaCGATTCACGCCACAAATGTAGGTATCATTTAGATActgttaatttttgttaaattaatgTAAACGCGGTGATCGTGATCGAGCTTTATCCTCTAATAGAAACAACTTGACGTGGTAATTTCATACGAAACAGAACACGAtccttcaacatttttctttacGAAGCTACTGAATCGCCAATTATTCGACCGGTTGAACAAATGTGGCGTTATTCGCTGGAGATTCATGCCATGTACCACATCATCGGTAAATTACTTCCCGAAATTCGTAAATTTCACGATTAAAATCTAACCGGTTGTGACGTGTAGGCAATCCGATTCGAAAGCAcgtatttcattatttttataaattttacagaTGGCCAACGGAGTTCTAGTATGTCGTGGTGGAGATTGCCAATGTGCCGCAGATAAAATTCACGCTTGCGCTGCAACTTTATACAAAGATAACCAGGAAGAATTGGGGAAATTTGTCATGTGTTATTTTGCTTCAAAGAACGCTAAAAATGTAAGCTGCTGCTTTCAAAAGTAACAAAAAACTATTGATTTTCTTTTAgcctagattttgaaaatgttcccgcgaaaagttgaattaaaaagTTAGGTtagctatttgaaaaaaaaatcaagtcactATAGTCTATAGGTACGATTTGCTTAATTtctttaacccttaaagacccctgctataatcctgagatgttgtgtaaaaatgctttcaatttcctgaattagatcacaagcatcactttaacccacagttcacccccccccccccacccccttaAAGCTGTCTCGTAAGAGAGgtgctgattttttcaataatcttcaaaaaccgaggaagcaaaaacccc is from Planococcus citri chromosome 1, ihPlaCitr1.1, whole genome shotgun sequence and encodes:
- the LOC135842956 gene encoding uncharacterized protein LOC135842956, whose translation is MAKEVFIECFVMVIALVGFVSSDSEKQLDVVISYETEHDPSTFFFTKLLNRQLFDRLNKCGVIRWRFMPCTTSSMANGVLVCRGGDCQCAADKIHACAATLYKDNQEELGKFVMCYFASKNAKNCANSNGMCYDTIETCVKEKKGDKYCNDFFDIVINDWQTIFVPGIKFGSKYDKDVNYKATGDFKGVLCEKLKSNNLQCDVCSCS